Proteins encoded within one genomic window of [Enterobacter] lignolyticus SCF1:
- the yacG gene encoding DNA gyrase inhibitor YacG has protein sequence MNDETTVNCPTCGKTVIWGEQSPFRPFCSKRCQLIDLGEWAAEEKRIPSSGDLSDSDGWSEEER, from the coding sequence ATGAACGACGAGACGACCGTAAATTGCCCTACCTGCGGCAAAACCGTGATTTGGGGGGAGCAGAGCCCGTTTCGCCCCTTCTGCTCCAAACGCTGCCAGCTTATCGACCTTGGCGAATGGGCCGCAGAAGAAAAAAGGATCCCAAGCAGCGGAGATCTCTCGGATAGCGACGGCTGGAGCGAGGAAGAACGTTAG
- the zapD gene encoding cell division protein ZapD — MHTHILFEHPLNEKMRTWLRIEFLVQQLNSNLPIVDHASALHFFRNVGDLLDVFERGEVRTELLKELERQQRKLQQWSEVPGVDQHRIDALRQQLKASGSVLMTAPRVGQVLREDRLIGLVRQRLSIPGGCCSFDLPTLHIWLHSPQSTRDAQVARWLESLQPMNQALNLILDLVRNSAPFRKQTSLNGFFQDNGEDADLLRLQLALDAQLYPQISGHKSRFAIRFLPLDSENGIVPDRLDFELACC; from the coding sequence ATGCACACCCACATCCTCTTCGAACACCCTCTTAATGAAAAGATGCGTACCTGGCTGCGTATTGAATTTCTGGTGCAGCAGTTAAACAGCAATCTGCCGATTGTTGATCATGCCAGCGCGCTGCATTTTTTTCGCAACGTCGGGGACTTACTGGATGTGTTCGAACGCGGCGAAGTGCGCACCGAATTACTGAAAGAGCTTGAGCGCCAGCAGCGTAAACTGCAGCAGTGGAGCGAAGTGCCGGGCGTCGATCAGCACCGCATCGACGCCCTGCGCCAGCAGCTGAAGGCCAGCGGCAGCGTGCTGATGACCGCGCCGCGCGTCGGCCAGGTGCTGCGTGAAGATAGGCTGATTGGCCTGGTGCGCCAGCGCCTGAGCATTCCCGGCGGCTGCTGCAGCTTCGACCTGCCGACGCTGCATATCTGGCTGCACTCCCCGCAGTCGACGCGCGATGCGCAGGTGGCCCGCTGGCTGGAAAGCCTGCAGCCGATGAACCAGGCGCTGAATCTGATCCTCGATTTAGTGCGCAACTCGGCGCCTTTCCGCAAACAGACCAGCCTGAACGGCTTTTTCCAGGATAACGGCGAAGACGCCGACCTGCTGCGCCTGCAGCTGGCGCTGGATGCGCAGCTGTATCCGCAGATCTCCGGACATAAAAGCCGCTTCGCCATCCGCTTTTTACCGCTGGACAGCGAAAACGGCATCGTGCCCGATCGTCTGGACTTCGAACTGGCCTGCTGTTAA